The Streptococcus sanguinis genome contains the following window.
ATGATACAGCTTTTAATATTGCTCTGGAGGAGTATGCTTTCAAACGCCTTTTAGATGAGGACGAAATTTTCCTACTTTGGATTAACAAACCATCTATCATTGTAGGGCGTCACCAAAACACTATCGAAGAAATCAACCGCGACTACGTTCGTGAGCATGGTATTGAGGTCGTACGTCGTATCAGCGGAGGTGGAGCTGTTTATCACGATCTAAACAACCTCAACTACACCATTATCTCCAAGGAAAGCGAAGATCGTGCTTTTGACTTCAAGAGTTTTTCTACGCCGGTTATCAACACCTTGGCAGAGCTTGGGGTAAAGGCTGAATTCACTGGCCGTAATGACCTAGAGATTGATGGCAAAAAGTTCTGTGGCAATGCGCAGGCTTATATTAATGGCCGTATCATGCACCACGGTTGCCTGCTCTTTGATGTTGATTTGTCTGTCTTGGCTAATGCGCTTAAGGTTTCTAAAGACAAGTTCGAATCAAAAGGCGTTAAATCCGTCCGTGCACGCGTGACAAATATTGTCAATGAATTGCCAGAAAAGATTACCGTCGAAGAATTCCGCGACTTGCTTCTGGACTACATGAAGAAAGAA
Protein-coding sequences here:
- a CDS encoding lipoate--protein ligase, which codes for MKYIVNYSNDTAFNIALEEYAFKRLLDEDEIFLLWINKPSIIVGRHQNTIEEINRDYVREHGIEVVRRISGGGAVYHDLNNLNYTIISKESEDRAFDFKSFSTPVINTLAELGVKAEFTGRNDLEIDGKKFCGNAQAYINGRIMHHGCLLFDVDLSVLANALKVSKDKFESKGVKSVRARVTNIVNELPEKITVEEFRDLLLDYMKKEYPEMTEYVFSEKELEEIKQIRDSKFGTWDWNYGKSPEYNVRRGTKFTSGKVEIFANIVESKIQDIKIYGDFFGIEDVAAVEDVLRGVKYEREDVLKALETIDISRYFAGISREEIAEAIVG